ATTCGGAGGATCTTTGCAAGGAAGTACGCTGCATTGAAATGGAAGAGTCAAGCACAAACAGATATGTAGTGTCAAATATATCAGATTCAAGTGCAAGCAGATACCAAAACTCAAATATGTCGTCTCCGATGGCAAACACAGCTACCTCAGGATTGACAATGGTTGAGAACGGAGATGGCACAAATCAAGAATTGGAGTCACCCCTATTGAACCAAAAAGGTTTTCTAATTCCATCTTCCGAGCAGACATCTCAGTGGCTGTCAGAGAAGGATATGTTTAGCCCCTCATTCTTGAAGTTAAGGAGGACTAGAAGTTGTAGAGCACGTCTTATGAACAGTTGGTCTTCATGTTGGTTTGAGATGATGGTAGAGAAGAATGAGAGCACACCTCCtccaattgattttgagaaaaGTTTTACAGGAAGGCCTGAGGGTGTCCTAAAGAAACTTACTTCATTGAACTATGGAGGTGAGAATGAGAGGCTATCAAGAAATGGCTCTCAGGCTTCTGCAAGAAGTGATACTGTTGAGGAGTGTAAAGCACAAAATTCCACATTCACAACTGATGACAAGAGTACTGAATGCAGTACCTTAGCTGAAGGAACAGAGGAAATGACTGATACCCAATGCAATACTCAACTTGCTGATCGTACGgtgagttttttattttttcatcaCTTCTTTAGAATAGGCCAGTCATCTTGTTGGTGCATTgatgaagagaagagaagggcCACTAGTAAGATGGACATCCAGTTGAAAGAAGTAAAAAGGAAGGGCAATTTAGCAAGACCCTTCACTTTGTTTCACACTGTTAAAACTAAACTGAAAATTATGCAATATCTTCTTTATTCACAATTCTAGCAGGAATTATAGGGGTTTTAGTAAGATGTACAACCAGTTAttgcttttttcttcaaatttagCCGTTGAGACATAAAGAAGAGAAGTTGTAGAAACTAATTATATTTCTAACAAAGATTTTCTCGTATGACAGGTACCAGAGACGGATTTAAAGCCCGTACCATCTGCAAGGGATGTAAAAGATGTTGGCTTGGACCCAATTCATAGTGATGAGGAAAGCCCTTCAATGTGGCCTTCAGAATTCAACAGGCTCCAAAGAGAGATCATTGAACTTTGGGATGCCTGCAACGTGTCATTGGTTCACAGGACTTACTTCTTCCTCCTATTTAAAGGTGATCCGAGTGATTCTATTTACATGGAGGTTGAGCACAGGAGATTGTCCTTCCTCAAAGACACATTTGCTCGGGGCAATCAAACTTTGGAAGATGGTCAAACTATAACACCCGCTTCAAGGTATTTTACCACATCTGATCTAGATTAGAAAGCTTCAGATTTACTTGGAACTTATCTTGTATGTGCATTGTCTGAACTTAAACATGTTTCATTCTATAAATAGCTCGAAGGCTTTGTCTAGTGAGAGACACATGCTGAGCAAGCAAATGCGGAGGCGGCTCTCTGCAGACGAAAGAAATAACCTCTACCTAAAGTGGGGTATTGGGCTACATTCAAAGAATAGGAGGCTGCAATTGGCAAACCTACTGTGGAGTGACACAAAGAACATGGACCATATCATGGATAGTGCCACCATTGTTGCAAAGCTTGTGAGCACAGTAGAGCCTGAGCAAGCATTCAAGGAGATGTTTGGACTCAGATTTGCACCCCGAGACGCGAGGCCAAAATCTCACTTCTGGACAGAAAGTTTCAAGGCTCTTGTGTAAGAGCTTGTGGGATCACCATGTTAGAAGTCTCATTTTGTTCAATTCCAATCACCTATAGAATAATGATTCCTTGACAAATATCCCATTTGATATTCTCTCTTctgattgtattttttgtttttatttttttgaccAGCTGTTCtgattgtataattttttttcccccggTTAAAGTCCTGATTGTAATTGACTGCAAGAAAAGAGTGTAAATTTGCTCAGGGTAGGCTTCCCTAGTTTATTGTAAAGTAATTAGTACCTTACCAATAATCATGTGGAGAGATGTAATGTAACTATATAAAGAGTGTTATATacgggttttttttaattctttttatttttaccaattCAATCTTGATTCCTTCGCTTCTGTCTTTGTAAGCATGACATTACATAATTTATTCACAACAGCTACTCTTTACCATTTTCAAACGCTATTTATTCGTTCCTCTTCTATAACAAGAAGATGTCAAACACAATCTGTGCCAGCTTCTTTTCTGCTGTCAATTATGAGTTAATATTTGACTTTTCATACTGAAAACTGTATTTCAAAGTTGAACTTGTTTTTCCGGGTTGAAATGGGGATCCtaaacacacaaaaattaaatgaaagagaaaatacgagttttaaaaattcttaACAAATAATCATCAAAAGTAGCCGCTACCCATTTAGGAATCTCATCAAGCACAAAGTTGGACcccaaattttgaattacaaGAAAATTGATCAAAATTTTGCAACTACTGGCATTCATTGTGTCCATCAATATATTCACATAAAAGGTAAAGTCTCTACTCTCATATCATCCCACTGACTCgacattaattattttcattcagACGAAGACGATGCCttggattgaattggattgggtTGGGTCAGGCATCGATTCAGGACACTTTTATGACAGCCCTACATGCCCAATATCTACTCATCTGTTGCATTCAACTAGCTTTAATATTAACCCACCTTGGCAAACCAAGGATCCCAGTGGATTTAACAACTgagaggaaaagaagaagaaaaaaaatacattatCGTGGGTCTACCACAGACTTGACACCATGAAAACAACAAGAAAGTTTAcatgataaaaatatgatatgTCATTGAAGCTAATTATTTCCCTAATAGAAAGGGACCCTTTTTAATTGGCGTAATGCGTGGCCATTGTAAAGTTGTGAGTTTAGAGCTCAAATAACATCAAATTGTTAAAATCTGTCATTCTATTTTTAGGACTCGATGCCTATTATCACCATGGTGCACCTCCCTTGGCATTGGCAAAAGGTGAGATTTTGACAGATTGGATAGGGATGAGTTGATGGACATTTTGATCGAGGTTTTCCATCGAGGAAGAGAATCCAATCCAGGATAGGATGAATGCTTTTACTGGTAATTATGTGTTGACTGGGTACACGTTTGCCTTGCCGGATCAACTCATGGACGGGAAAAGTATTTGAATCACGAGACCAATATGACCGAaattgcattctatatcatgCGTCAAAATCTAAGGCTAATAAAATAGTTGGTCCATTAACTCGCCATATTATCCTGGCGCATTTCACATTGATTATTAGAAGATGTCATATTATGTTGGACGTATCTCTCATTCATTATTAGAAGTTGTCGTATTATGTCAAGACGCatattatgtttattattAGAAGTTGTCGTATTATGTTGGGTACATTTCACGTTCATAAATACTAGAAGTTGCCATATTATGTTGGACGTATCTTGCGTTCGTTATTAGAAGTTGTCTTATTATGTTAAAGACATATCTCACACTTTTTATTAGAACTCTCACACTTTTTTACTTGTCCTATTATATTGGACGTAAACTCGAAGAATGAACCAATTAAGCTTCCTGCATTAGTGCCAATTGCATATCCAAGACTGGATGCTTTTTTAAGATTATTCAAAAAGTGCTGCCAACTATAGCTGATTTTGTGGGTGGTCCTTTCAGCCGATTGACCTTCTACTTTGCTCATATGAGCTTCAACCTTTATGTACTTTCCCATATCACTCCAAGCCAACCACCAAGGCTAATAAAATAGATACATTCCATGATAATTCCACTTCACAATCTCTTTTACAGTTCACCTTGACGTTTTGGATCTTGACCATTCAATCCAAGAACATGCTTCAAAAGAGAGAACCCCATTGCCAGTCACAAAGGTGGGAGTTTCCTTGCTCAAAAGCTACAAGTTACTAGGGTGGGGTTAAGAGGGAAAATTTGTCAAACAAGGGGGTAAAAGCATAAAGGGTCTTAGCCAATCAActcgaaaccctagccccaaaTCAATGGTAGGGACATTTAAGTTTTAATTGGACCCACATTTAAATTTATCATActatttttttccacataccccaaaataaaataaacaacaaaagcaaacatacaatataCATAACATCAAACACACTGCACAAGGGCTCAATGATTAAACCAACATCATGTCATATGAGGTTGAAAAGTGCTACCCCCATCCCCCACCACACCTCACTAAACCACTTATTCAAAGTGCTTGTTCAAAAAGCGCTTTTAAGAGCACACCCGCAGACCAGCCCCccttaaaaatttcaatttcaacatcaacgctctctcactctcacacTCTGACCGAAAGATACTTGCACTGGCCCAACATATGGCGACACCTCTCTCTGCCCCTACCGGCCGGCCTCTGCTAATTTACACACCCGCTGAGCACTTACTTATCCTCAACCCACCCCTCTCGTGAACTAAAATACGAAACCGAAACCCGTTTCATTcatttccacacaaaaaataaaaaaaaccgcCACTTTATGGCCGGGGCTGcgcttctcttcttccttgtgGTACTGTGCGCACCCCCTTTCTTATCCTGGGCCCAGCGCAGCGCCGAAACTGTTGCCGAGATCGAGGCCTTGACGTCCTTCAAGCTCAACCTCCACGATCCACTTGGCGCATTGAACGGCTGGGATTCAACCACGCCGTCGGCTCCATGCGACTGGAGGGGAGTCGATTGTACTGATAACCGAGTCAGCGAGCTCCGCCTGCCTCGTCTCGAACTCGGTGGCCGACTCAGCGACCGCCTTGGTAACCTGCGCATGTTGCGCAAGGTGAGCCTCCGGTCCAACTCCTTCAACGGCACCGTTCCGTCTTCGCTTTCCCAATGTACGCTCCTACGCTCCGTCTTCTTGCAGAACAACTCACTCTCCGGCAAGCTCCCGGCGGAGATCGGAAACCTGAGTAATCTCCAGATTTTCAACGTCGCCAGTAACCACCTCTCCGGCGAAATCTCCGGCGAGCTGCCTCCGAGGCTCAAGTACCTCGATCTCTCCTCAAACTCATTCTCCGGCGAGATTCCGAAGAGCATCGTCAATCTGACTGGCCTTCAGCTGATCAACCTTTCGTACAACCAGTTCTCCGGTCAGGTTCCGGCGAGCTTTGGCGAGCTTCAAGAGCTCGAGTTCCTCTGGCTCGACTACAACCTCTTATCAGGACCACTGCCTTCGGCGCTCGCCAATTGCTTGGCGCTCGTGCATTTGAGCGTTGAAGGCAATGCGCTCAGCGGTGTGATACCGGCGGCGATCGGCGCTCTACCGAAGCTTCAAGTGCTCGCGCTTTCACAGAATACTCTGTCTGGTACTGTCCCGTACTCAATGTTCTGCAACGTTTCGGTTTTTACGCCGTCGCTTCGAATCGTCCAGCTGGGGTTTAATGCGTTCACGGATATCGTGAAGCCTGAAACAGCGAGTTGTTTTAGTGCTCTGCAAGTTTTGGATCTTCAACACAATCAGATTGGCGGCGATTTTCCTTGGTGGTTAACACAGGTATCAAACTTGACGATTCTCGATGTTTCTAGTAACTCATTTTCTGGTGTGGTGCCGCCAGAGATTGGAAACTTAACCAGATTAGAGGAGCTTAAAATGGCTAATAATTCATTTAGCGGTCCGATTCCTGCAGAGATTAAGCAATGTAGCTTACTGCGCGTGCTTGATCTCCAAGGGAATCGATTTTCGGGTGAAattcctttgtttttgggtgATTTGAGAGGTTTGAAGGTGCTGTCCCTGGGGGAAAATCAGTTCTTGGGTTCAATTCCTGCAAATTTTCCCAACCTTTTGGGGCTGGAGACTTTGAGCTTGAGAGGGAACCAGTTGACTGGAACTTTGCCTGAGGAGGTGCTTATGGGGTTGGGCAATTTGACCACATTGGACCTCAGTAGGAACAAGTTTTCTGGTGAAGTTGGCATCACTATTGGGAATTTGAGTCAGTTAATGGTTCTGAATCTAAGTGGTAATGGCTTTTCTGGGAGGGTTCCTAGCAGCTTGGCCAGTCTTTTCAGGCTTACAACTATTGATTTGAGCAAACAGAACTTCTCTGGTGAGCTACCTTTTGAGCTTTCTGGGTTACCCAATCTGCAAGTTATTGCATTGCAAGAGAACGGTTTGTCTGGAGATGTTCCTGAGGGCTTTAGTAGTTTGATGGGCCTGCATTATTTGAACCTCAGTTCCAACGCATTTTCTGGTCATATTCCGGAGAATTATGGTTTTCTTCGGTCATTGGTTGTTCTGTCATTGGCTGACAACCACATTTCGGGTGTGATTCCACCAGAGCTTGGAAACTGCTCGGATCTTCAAGTTGTAGAGCTGCAATCAAACTCTTTGACAGGCAGCTTTCCAGCTGATCTTTCTCACCTCTCATTGTTGAAGGAGCTTGATTTGGGAAACAACAACTTAACAGGTGAAATCCCAGAAGAAATTTCCAAATGTTCATCACTAACTGCTTTGTTACTGGAGTCCAATCATCTTTCAGGTGGCATACCAGTCTCGTTGTCTGAGCTATCAAACCTAACTACTCTGGATCTTTCGAACAACAACTTGAGTGGGGAAATTCCTTGTAATCTTACATTAATTCCTGGCCTTGTGAACTTCAATGTCTCCATGAATAACCTCGATGGTAAGATCCCGGAATTGCTTGGTTCTCGGATCAACAATCCATCAGCATTTGGAGGAAATAAAAACCTATGCGGGCGGCCATTGGATCGGAAATGTGAGGATGTAGGCACCAAGAGTGACAACAAGAAGAGGCTGATTCTAATGATTGCTATTATTGCAAGTGGAGCTTGCCTATTAGCTCTGTGTTGCTGCTTCTACATCTTCAGCCTCTTCAGGTGGCGCAAAAAGCTCAAACAAAAGGCATCTGGAGAGAAGAACAGGAGTCCAGCAAGGGCAAGCTCAGGGGCCAGTGGGGGCCGTGGAAGCTCTGATAGTGGAGGGCCAAAGCTTGTTATgttcaacaacaaaatcacACTGGCAGAGACAATTGAAGCTACCAGACAATTCGACGAAGAAAATGTGCTCAGCAGAACAAGATATGGGTTGGTCTTCAAGGCTTGTTATGCTGATGGTATGGTGTTATCGGTCCGCCGCTTCCCAGATGGAGCACTCAATGAAAACTTGTTCAGAAAAGAAGCTGAAGCACTGGGCAGAGTGAAGCACCGGAACTTAACAGTTCTTCGAGGCTACTACGCCGGGCCACCAGACATGAGGCTTCTTGTCTATGACTACATGCCCAACGGAAATCTCGCTACCCTTTTGCAAGAAGCATCACACCAAGATGGCCATGTCCTCAATTGGCCAATGCGGCACCTCATTGCACTTGGAATTGCTCGTGGCTTGGCCTTCTTACACAGTTCCGCAGTGGTTCACGGCGATGTGAAGCCCCAAAGCGT
Above is a genomic segment from Prunus dulcis chromosome 7, ALMONDv2, whole genome shotgun sequence containing:
- the LOC117635837 gene encoding probable LRR receptor-like serine/threonine-protein kinase At4g36180; amino-acid sequence: MAGAALLFFLVVLCAPPFLSWAQRSAETVAEIEALTSFKLNLHDPLGALNGWDSTTPSAPCDWRGVDCTDNRVSELRLPRLELGGRLSDRLGNLRMLRKVSLRSNSFNGTVPSSLSQCTLLRSVFLQNNSLSGKLPAEIGNLSNLQIFNVASNHLSGEISGELPPRLKYLDLSSNSFSGEIPKSIVNLTGLQLINLSYNQFSGQVPASFGELQELEFLWLDYNLLSGPLPSALANCLALVHLSVEGNALSGVIPAAIGALPKLQVLALSQNTLSGTVPYSMFCNVSVFTPSLRIVQLGFNAFTDIVKPETASCFSALQVLDLQHNQIGGDFPWWLTQVSNLTILDVSSNSFSGVVPPEIGNLTRLEELKMANNSFSGPIPAEIKQCSLLRVLDLQGNRFSGEIPLFLGDLRGLKVLSLGENQFLGSIPANFPNLLGLETLSLRGNQLTGTLPEEVLMGLGNLTTLDLSRNKFSGEVGITIGNLSQLMVLNLSGNGFSGRVPSSLASLFRLTTIDLSKQNFSGELPFELSGLPNLQVIALQENGLSGDVPEGFSSLMGLHYLNLSSNAFSGHIPENYGFLRSLVVLSLADNHISGVIPPELGNCSDLQVVELQSNSLTGSFPADLSHLSLLKELDLGNNNLTGEIPEEISKCSSLTALLLESNHLSGGIPVSLSELSNLTTLDLSNNNLSGEIPCNLTLIPGLVNFNVSMNNLDGKIPELLGSRINNPSAFGGNKNLCGRPLDRKCEDVGTKSDNKKRLILMIAIIASGACLLALCCCFYIFSLFRWRKKLKQKASGEKNRSPARASSGASGGRGSSDSGGPKLVMFNNKITLAETIEATRQFDEENVLSRTRYGLVFKACYADGMVLSVRRFPDGALNENLFRKEAEALGRVKHRNLTVLRGYYAGPPDMRLLVYDYMPNGNLATLLQEASHQDGHVLNWPMRHLIALGIARGLAFLHSSAVVHGDVKPQSVLFDADFEAHLSDFGLDKLTLATPAEASSSTTVGTLGYVSPEAVLTGAVTKESDVYSYGIVLLELLTGKRPVMFTQDEDIVKWVKKQLQKGQITELLEPGLLELDPESTEWEEFLLGVKVGLLCTAPDPLDRPTMSDIVFMLEGCRVGPDIPSSADPTSQPSPA